A stretch of DNA from Natrinema halophilum:
GTACCATCCGGAGCCTCGAGCGCCAGGGTGTACTCACCTGGGGGGGGAGGCTCGAACTCCGCGACTGGTCCGTCCGTCGGTGTCGCGCTCGATCCGTTGGGCGACTCGAGTACCCGCCAGGTGTACGTCCCATCGGCGTCCGGGTTCCACGGCGCGAGATCGTCGCGCGTTTCCATCTCGTTCCCGTTCGGGTCCACGATCCCCTCCTCAACGGTGACAAATCTGGGCGGACCGGGATGGTGAGAGCCATCACCGCTTTCAAACGAGTGCTCGGGCTCGGTCTCACCGCCATCTGCGAGGGCCCGTCGATCGTCCCTGTTCATCGTCCCTCGCGAGTCGCCAATCGATCCGTTCGCCAGTTCACGGGCCTCATACCTGTCCGTGGAATGAAGTTGTGGTGTAATACCATACTTCGATTGGAGTAGTCCGGCATATCGGCGGCTTGCTGGCGGCCCTCGTCAGTGAGCCCGAAGCCCCTCATTTTCGCTGAAGGCCGGCATCCCTCGGGGTAAAGGGGCGTCACTCGTCGTCGAAGAGCTCCTCTCCCTCTATCATGTGTTCCTCGACGGCGTCCATATCGAGCGTGACCCCCAGTCCGGGCGTTTCCGGTACCTCGATGTAGCCGTCCTCGATGACGTCCTCCTCGACCAGATCTTCCCACCAGCCGAGTTCGTACGAGTGGTACTCGACGGCCAAGACGTTCGAGATCGCTGCGCCGACGTGGACGCTGCCCATCGTCGCTACCGGCGAGGCGACGTTGTGCATCGCGACCGGTACGTAGTACATGTCCGCGAGATCGGCGATTTTGGCCGTTTCTCGCATACCTCCGACCTTGGGCATGTCCGGCGCGATGATGTCGACGGCTTGCTCCTCGAGCAGACGCCGCTGTCCGTGTTTCCTGTAAACGTTCTCGCCGACGGTAATCGGCGTCGTCGTCGACTGCGTGACCTCGCGCTGGACGTCGTGATTTTCCGGCGGTACCGGATCCTCGAGCCACCAGACGTCGTACTCTTCCAGGCGGGTCGCGAGTCGTTTCGCACTGCCGCCGGAGAAGGTCCAGTGGCAGTCGAACGCGACGTCGGCTCTCGACCCGACGCGCTCGGTGATCGCTTCGACGATCGACGCCTTGTGGTCGATTTCGGGACCGCGGAGATGTCGGTTCGCTCGGTCTTTCTCGTGGCCGCTGGGAACGTCGAGGTCAAACTTCAGGGCGTCGTAGCCCAGTTCCTCGACGACGCGTTCTGCCTCGTCGGCGCAGGCGATCGGGTCCGCTTCCTCTTCGGTGTGACAGTCGCAGTAGACGCGGACATCGTCGCGATACTTGCCGCCGAGGAGCTGATAAGCCGGCACCTCGAGAATTTTCCCGGCGAGGTCGTGGAGCGCGACTTCGATGCCCGAGATTGCGGTGACCGTGACGCCGCCGATCGAACCTTCGCCGGACATTTTCTGGACGAGATGTTCGGTTAGCCGATCGATGTCTAGTGGGTTCTCTCCCTGTAAGAACGGCTTCATCCGCTCGATCAGTTCCGGCGCACCGGCCCCCCAGTACGCTTCGCCGGTGCCGACGATCCCGGCGTCGGTGTAGATCCGGACTAGCGTCCACGGGAAGTTGCCGTCGATCATCGTCGTCTGAATATCGGTAATCTCGACGTCCCGGCCGTCGCCCCGTTCGCGGGTGACTCCCATCGTTTTCGCCGAGAGGTCCCGCATCGTGTATTCGGCGTTCGGATCGTGCAGCTGTGAATAGTCGATCCCCATGAACATTCATTCACTCTCATCATAGTAATAGTTTTCACCTTTCCTAGGCAAGTGTCGTAGTCGCCTATACTCATGAACCGAACGCGGACTCGAGAGCGGGAGTGATACTCGTCGGTACCGTAAACGAACGCTGCAACGGCTGTAAACGAAAGTGATGAAAGCCTGTACGAGGCTATACGAAAAATAGTTCGCTCAGACCCGTAGTCCGCTCAAATCAGTATCTGCTCACACCCGTTTGAGTTCGTCCGGTACGTCGTCGATCTCGGAATCGAGTGCCGCCGTCGCGGCAAACGCAGCTCGCTTCTCGGCGGTCCGACGGTTGATCGCCCGCGGACCGACTGCGAACTCGACTCGGGTCACGCTTTCGGCCGGGCTAGAGTGGCCGAGAACCGTAACGGGTCCGACTTCGCGCGTGTTCCGGACGTGGGTTCCGCCACATGCTGTCATGTCCCATGGATCCGCCGGTCCGTTGGCGCTGGCAAGGCGGTTTCCGCGAGGGTTGTCGTTCTCGTCTTCGATGGTGACGATACGAACACGTCCCCGCTTTACTGCAGCGTGGTTGCGATCAGCATCGAAAGAGATTCCGTCGCGCTCGCGTGCAGCCGAAATCGGGACGTCGTCCCACGACACCGGCCGCGATTCCCAGATTACCCGGTTGACGATTTCGTCCAGTTCGATCACTGTCTCGTCGTCGAGGGTCGCACTCGTCTCCAGATCGACCCGGACCGTCTCCGGCCCGATATCGAGACCAGCAACCGTTGAACCGTCGAGAAGTCTGTCCGCGGCCCCCGCCAGGATGTGACTGGCGGTATGGGCACGCATACAGTACATTCGGAACGACCACTCGACCGAACACAGCACTCGGTGGCCCGTCCGAAACGATGGGTCCACGTCGAGGACGTGAACCGGTTCGCCGTCGACCAGTTCGACGTTCGCGACGTCGATATCGCCGATGGTACCGCGATCGGCCGGCTGACCGGCGCTGGCACCGAAAAAATGACTTCGCTCGAGCCAGACGCGACGTCCGTCTATCGAGGTCACTTCGGTCTCGAACCGCGTGGCGTACGGCTCCACTGCCGCCCGTTGCCCGGTCATCGGTTTGAGTCTGTCGGCAGCCGTTAAAAGTCTGCTCGCCGTGAACGTCACTGTCGGTGAAAAAAAGTCGCTTACTCTGCGAGAGTCACGTCGAGACGGTCCTCGAGTGCCTCGATCAGGCCGCCGCCGACGCCGGCTTGCGTCGCTCGGCCCTGTTCTACGGCGAGAATTTCCGTTTCGGGCGCGCCGAGTTCGTCGGCGAGTTCCTCGCGTTTCAGTCCGGCAGCCTGTCGGGCCTCGACTAGCTTTTCGCTGTACTCCGAGACGAGATACGGGAGCGGATCCTCGTCGTAGTTGGTCCCCTCGCTCTCCCAGTGTTCGGAGTCGCTGTCCCAGACCGGATTTGCCTTTGCGACGTTTTGAGCGGCCTTCTGCTTCCGACTCGGCTCGTCGCTCATTTCACCGCTCGTGCTCTGCCCGCCCTGATTTCGATCACGGCCGTGCGTCTGCGAGTCGTCGTGCGGTGCACAGTCCGGACAAACCTCGAGTTCGGCACCGGCGACCGACGCGAGTCTGAGCGAGTCACTTTCCGTCCCACAGAGTTCGCAGTTCGTCCCGCCGCCACCGCTGGACGAACCGGTCGAGTATTTGGCCATGCGACAGTTTAGCATCTCCGCCATTTCAACTAATCGGTAGCGCAGACGGTGCGGTTCCTTCGATCCGACAGTGGCAGCCCCAGAAGAGATCACCCGGAACTGGAGGAGGAGCTACCGACCGAAGTGCTTCCTGACAGTCGTTCGCAACGGAAGCGCCAGCCCACCGACCAGCGGGAAAATCACGAACGCAACGATATCGACGGGAAGCGAAGCGATCCCGGTCGCCCCAGCGGCGAAGCCGGCAATCGGAGCGAGAACCGGGATTACGTAGAGATACGATGGCTCCCAGCCGGGCAGGCGTCTGGTGTGACGGACGATCACACCGAACAAAAACGGCATGAGAACCGTTCCTGCGAGCAGGGGACCGCCGACGAGAGTCGTCGTCGCTCCCATCGCCAGCGCGACGACGATCGTCTCGTTGATCGTTACCGCGCCCCACGTGTCGTCCCGTCGAACGAGACGAGTGACGAGAAGGGCACACAGAGCAAGTGCCACGACACCAACTAATCCGCCGAACCAGAGCGTCGACTCGACGGGTGGCGTCACGAATTCGACATCCCGTACGAACCCAACCGTCGTCTCGATTCCGTGGCGGCTCTCTGCGAGCAGGGTCCAGATACCTGACGGATCGGTGCCCATCGCACTGATTTCGGTCCAGAGCCCTTCGATAGCGCCTCGATTGGCCATACCGAAGTGACCGATACCGGTTACGTAGACGATCACCGAGAGCCAGATCAGTGGGAGAGAGAAATTCTGTCGCCCCCACCAGCGGACAAGCGGGTTGTCGGCTGCGGTGCTCGATCGGGATGGGGATCGCGTTCCCGATTCGGTCGCCCGACCGGTACCGCGAACCGTTCTACCGTCCGAGCCCGTAGTTCGACCGGTCCGTTGCGCAGTAGTTCCGCCCGTAGTTCCGTTTTCGGGCCCGGGGCCGTGTCCGCTATTCGTTCCCGTCCCACTCGAGGCGGCGGTCGTTCCACCCGAGGCCGATGCCGCACCTGCGCTGACGTTCGCCGTCGTCCCACCCGAACCGGTTGCGGAAGCCGATCGGTTCGAGGTCGCCGATCCGGCCGTCGCCGTGTTCGCCGACGATGTCGTCGCAGATGCGGATGCCGCTTCCGATTCCGCTTCCGATTCCGCTTCCGATTCCGAGTATCGAAGTTCAGTCCCGCTCGAGTCCGATTCGTCCGCTTCGGTATCGTCGCTCTTCCAGACGTCGGGTGAGGGAAGGCCGCTCGTCCGTTTTGCGACGTAGTCTTCGTGTCCGAGCCTGTCGTACGCCTGCCGTTCGACCGGATCGCCGAGAATGTCGTAGGCCGTTTTGACCGCAGTGAACTGTGCTTGTGCCCGGTCGTCGTCGTTCAGATCTGGGTGGTAGACGCGGACCTGTTCGCGATAGGCGTTCTTGATCTCGTCCTGGGAGGCATCAGACGAGATCTCGAGAAGGTCATAAAAATCCTCTGTCATGTGAGCGTAAAGACGGTGTGGTCTGCTACTGGGATTGTTGGGGCGGGGTTATAATTTCAGTGTTCTTTTCTGTCGGTTCAGTATCAGTCGTTGCTCGAGATACGTGGGTATTTCGGCCATTGTTCGGCTCGAATCCCGGTTACGTAAAATCGGCGAGCGTCGACTGACCGGCCGTGCGAGTCCCGCAAAGCGAAGCAGAGTCCAGATCTGAATCGTCTTCGTCCGTCGCGTCGTCCGTTTTGACGTCAGTACTGCCCGAGTTTTCTTCCCAGCTTTCGAGGCTGGCCTGATCTTCGGCAGCGAACTCGAGGTTGGCCACTCGAACGCCGAGTTTGCGGACGGGTACGTCCTCGAACTCCGCGAACAGGTCGTGAGCGATGCGATCGACCAGATCGGGATCGTCGACCGGGCCGGGGAGCGACCGTTCGCGCGTGTTAACGTCGTATGGCGGCGTGACGGCCTTGACACCGATCGTCCGGTACAGTGCGCCCTCGCGTCGTGCACGATCGGCGACTGCCGAGGCGAGCGTTTCGATCTGTTCGTATTTCGAGGCCGGTGCGTCGACCGGTTCGGCGAACGCGGACTCCCGGGAGAAACTCTTCGGATCTCCCGTGGGCTCGACCCGCCGGTCGTCTTCACCGCGTGCTCGGTCGTACAACTCTCGGCCCCGTTCGCCGAACCGGTCGACTAACGGCTCGGGATTAGCCGCGGCGACGTCACCCGCCGTCTCGAGGCCCATCTCCCGAAGTTCGCGAGCGGTCACGGGGCCGACACCGTGCAACAGGTCGACCTCGAGCGGAGCAAGAAAGTCCCGGATCTCGCCCGGTTTGACGACCGTGAGTCCGTCCGGTTTGTCGAAGTCGCTGGCGATCTTGGCAGCGGCCATCGACGGAGCGACGCCAACGCTGACGTCTACGCCGACTTCTCGGCGGATGCGGTCTTTGATATGGCGGGCGAAGCCGTCTGCGACCGCCCAGGCAGTCCGGTCTGTCACGTCGAGGTAGGCTTCGTCGATGCTCACTTCGCGGACGGTGTCGGCACAATCGTGAAGGATTTCCCGCACGTCGGCCGCGACCGACTCGTAATAGTCCATGTCGACTGGTCGATAGTAGCCCGTCTGTTCGCGCTCGAGGTCCGGATCATCGACGGCCCCGTTCTCGTATACCGCGCGTCTGGGCAGTCGCTCGAGCGCCGTCGAGATAGCTTGAGCGCTCTCGACCCCGAACTCGCGGGCCTCGTAACTGGCGGTGGCGACCGCGCCGACGGTTTCGCCTTCCTCGTAACCCATGCCGACGACGACGGGTTCGCCGCGAAGTTCGGGCTCGCGAAGTCGCTCGCAGGAGGCGTAGAAGCAGTCGGCGTCGACGTGACAGACGATTCGGTCTCCCTCGTCTTCGTCCTCGACGCCCGGTAGCCGCGGCCCATCGGACATTCGTCTACCGGTCGATTCGTCCGGACGAACGTGAACGTTGCGCCCGCGCTACGATAGCCGCACGTATGTGAACGTTGTGCCTGTGCTACGATAGCCGTACGTATGTGAACGTTGCGCCCGTGCTACGATAGCCGTACGTATGTGAACGTTGCGCCGGTAATACCGCCGTCCAGGTCCGTAAGCAGTACGGACGGTCGCCATCCTGGGATTTCTGCTCGATCAGTCCGATTCTCCCGCCGGTTCCGGGAATTCGACCAGGAGTCGCTTGCTCTCGGACGCGAGGTCGGCCCAGTTTACGGTCCCTTGAGCCGCGATGGTCATTGGGTCCATCATCGGATCATCGTACACAAGCGCAGCGGTAAGAGCCGGCGGCCGGAGTTCCACTTCGCCGCCGTCGGTCTTTACGTTCCCCTTCGGACCGAAATCGGCCGTCGGCTCTCCGACGACGATTCGCGCCACCATTCCGTATATCTCGTGCGGTGCGCAGAGAACGTCGTAGACGCCCGGTTCGTCGAACCGGTAGAGCCAGAACGCGTTCATCCCCAGTACAGGGGAGGAAAACGGTGGCACGCCCTCGGGGATGCGTCGCTGGCGACCGAGATTCGGATGATAGGCGGTGACGGTGTGTTCTGGAGTCGCAAAATCGAATCGAACGACGTCACCGGTTTCGACGATGAGTCCCGTCGGATCGAAGAAAAACTCCGGCACCGGTCGGTTCTCTCGTGGTCGGATTCGAAGATCGACTTCGTAGTCGGGCCGCATCGATTGCGGCAGTTGTTCGTCTTCTTCGAGACCTGTATAGCCGAACACCGGGTGAATACAATGCGGTTGTGGACACGCGCGTCGGTCTCGGCTACTGGTGGGCCGGTCGTCACCGCTCGCCACACCTGGTTCAGACGCGAGCGGAATCGTCGACGTTGCGCCTGCCGCCTTCAGAACCTGTCGTCGGTCCATGCACCCTGTCAATCTCGTTCTGGAAAATAGTTATGACGGGCTATCGTACGTCTAATTCGTTGTTGTAACACTATTGTCACGTATAGTGGCATGTCGCTGGTCCGCTCGTTTTCGAAAGAGGTCAATCAGGGCAGCATATCAGACGATGGATCAGACGATCGACGATAGTATCGGATGCCACGTCACCCGTATCCGTTGTTTCCGGCCCTCGACCAAGCGATCTCGGTTCGATCGTAATCGGTTCAGTAAATGTCCTCGAGATCGCTTTCCTCGTGACTGTGTTCCTTTGCAGGGAACTCGCCGGATTCCACGGCTGTCACGTAGGCGTCTACGGCCGACTCCATTTCCTCGCGGACGTTTCCGAATTGCTTCGAGAACGACGGTGACCAGTCGCTAAGGCCCACAGCATCGTCGACCACGAGAACCTGTCCGTTGCAGTCGGGACCGGCACCGATTCCGATGGTCGGGATGTCGAGCGCCGCCGTGACCTCCGCCGCGAGGTTCGAAGGAACGTGTTCGAGGACCAGCGAAAACGCACCCGCGTCTTCGTGGGCTTTCGCCAGTTCGAAAATTCGCTTTGCCGTGTCTCGATCGGTTCCCTGTCGGGGATAGCCTCCGTACTTGTTGACGTGCTGTGGTGTCAGCCCGAGGTGGGCCATCACTGGAATTCCGATCTGGCTCATCTTTTCGGTCAGGTCGACAGTGTGTGGGCCACACTCGAGTTTCACCGCGTGTGCGTCCTCTTCCTGGAGCATTCGGCCGGCGTTCTCGAGGCTCGCTTGCTCGTCGACGCCGATCGACAGAAACGGCATGTCTGCGACGACGAGGGCGTCATCGGTCGCCCGCGCGACCGCGCCGGTGTGACGGGCCATATCGTCGACAGTCACTGGAAGCGTCGTTTCGTAGCCGAGGTTCGTGTTTCCGAGGCTGTCACCGACGAGGACGATGTCGACGCCGACATCGTCGATGATTGCAGCCGTCGGCGCATCGTAGGCCGTTAACATCGTGATCGGTTCCTCGCCTGCTTTCATTGCGATATCTCGGACGGTAGGCATACACATATGTTGGACTCCCATGATTAAACGTCGTTGCTATCAGTTCACGGATGAAGCCGAGTTCTCGCTCACCGCAGAGATGACATCTCGAACGCGATCCTGCACCCGCGTCGCTTAAGAGGAGTGGGGAAACATACTCACGCGTGCCAGAACGAGTCGAAACGACCTCGCCCGACGGCGTCGATTACGGCTGGGTGATGCAGACGACGTTCGTCCTGACGATCCTGATCGGCGCGCCCCTCGTCGCCGGCCTGTCGACGACTGTAACGCTACCGACGTGGGGCGATCGCGTCGAATTCGCGATTCGAGTCGGCGCCCTCGTCTGGTTACTCACGTCGATAACGGTGTTCGTGTACGCGAGACGGAACCAGCGGTAACTGACGTACTATCGAACGGGAGGGTGAGTCCGGACCGCCAACTCTTAGACTCCCGACGGACCCTCGCCAACGTACTCAAAGTCGACGTTCGCTCGTTTCGCGGTCCGTCTGTCTCGCATGGAGTCACCGACGAAGAGCGCTCGCTGGGGGTGGGCGTCGAGTTCACGAATAGTCGCAAGCAGCGGTTCCGGATCAGGCTTCCACGTTCCGATCGTATCCCGCCCGACGACCGCATTGACAGCCGACTCGAGCGCGTGCTCGTCGAGTGCAATTCGACAGGCCTGCTCGCAGTTCAACGAACAGACGCCCGACGGAACGGATTGCTCGAGGAGTTCGTCGGCGTGGGGGAGCCTGTCCGATGTCCGCGCCCCGTCGTGTTCGTGAGCCGCGATGGCTGACTCCACTTCGGTGACGAGTCCTGCGTCCGTCGCCATCTCGAGCATGTCCCAGAGGCCGTCGCACGGCGGTTCGATGTTCGCACGTCGGTATACCTCACGGACATCATTGGCGACGGCTTTCCAGTCGACGTCGAGATTGACGAGGGTTCCGTCCAGATCGTAGACGATGGCGTCGTAACCGGTCACGGTTCTCGATAGGTGTTGCGAACGAATATACTGTTCGCCCACCTGTATTTCACAACTCGAGGACTGGCGATACTCACTCGAGCAACTCGCGTGCGATCACCTGTTTTTGAATTTCGGTCGTCCCCTCGTAGATTTCGGTGATCTTGGCGTCGCGGTAGAGGCGTTCGACCTCGCCCTCGGTGACGTATCCGTAGCCGCCGTGGATCTGAACCGCCTCGTTAGCAGCGAACATCGCCGTTTCGCTCGCGAAATACTTCGCCATACTCGCCTCGAGCGCCGCACCACCCGCAGCGCGTTTCCGTGCGGCGTCTCGCGTCAGCAAGCGGGCGGCCCTGATCCGAGTCGCCATCTCGGCGAGTTTGTGGCGGATTGTCTGGATGTCCCCGATCGGTCCGCCGAACTGGTCGCGTTCCTGACTGTAGGAACGCGCCTCATCGAAGGCACACTGGGCGAGCCCGACTGATTGGGCAGCAATCGCGATGCGACCGCCGGTAAGGATGTGGAACGCGGCAGACAGCCCAGACCCCTCCTCAGTCAATCGGTTTTCGGCAGGAATCCGTGCGCCATCGAAGGTCAGGCTCGTGGTATCGCTCGCTCGCAGGCCCAGTTTGTCTTCTTTCTCGCCGACGGTCAATCCGTCGACGTCGCCGGGAACGAGGAACTG
This window harbors:
- a CDS encoding mandelate racemase/muconate lactonizing enzyme family protein, producing MGIDYSQLHDPNAEYTMRDLSAKTMGVTRERGDGRDVEITDIQTTMIDGNFPWTLVRIYTDAGIVGTGEAYWGAGAPELIERMKPFLQGENPLDIDRLTEHLVQKMSGEGSIGGVTVTAISGIEVALHDLAGKILEVPAYQLLGGKYRDDVRVYCDCHTEEEADPIACADEAERVVEELGYDALKFDLDVPSGHEKDRANRHLRGPEIDHKASIVEAITERVGSRADVAFDCHWTFSGGSAKRLATRLEEYDVWWLEDPVPPENHDVQREVTQSTTTPITVGENVYRKHGQRRLLEEQAVDIIAPDMPKVGGMRETAKIADLADMYYVPVAMHNVASPVATMGSVHVGAAISNVLAVEYHSYELGWWEDLVEEDVIEDGYIEVPETPGLGVTLDMDAVEEHMIEGEELFDDE
- a CDS encoding alanyl-tRNA editing protein, translating into MTGQRAAVEPYATRFETEVTSIDGRRVWLERSHFFGASAGQPADRGTIGDIDVANVELVDGEPVHVLDVDPSFRTGHRVLCSVEWSFRMYCMRAHTASHILAGAADRLLDGSTVAGLDIGPETVRVDLETSATLDDETVIELDEIVNRVIWESRPVSWDDVPISAARERDGISFDADRNHAAVKRGRVRIVTIEDENDNPRGNRLASANGPADPWDMTACGGTHVRNTREVGPVTVLGHSSPAESVTRVEFAVGPRAINRRTAEKRAAFAATAALDSEIDDVPDELKRV
- a CDS encoding helix-turn-helix domain-containing protein; translated protein: MAKYSTGSSSGGGGTNCELCGTESDSLRLASVAGAELEVCPDCAPHDDSQTHGRDRNQGGQSTSGEMSDEPSRKQKAAQNVAKANPVWDSDSEHWESEGTNYDEDPLPYLVSEYSEKLVEARQAAGLKREELADELGAPETEILAVEQGRATQAGVGGGLIEALEDRLDVTLAE
- a CDS encoding DnaJ domain-containing protein, with the translated sequence MTEDFYDLLEISSDASQDEIKNAYREQVRVYHPDLNDDDRAQAQFTAVKTAYDILGDPVERQAYDRLGHEDYVAKRTSGLPSPDVWKSDDTEADESDSSGTELRYSESEAESEAESEAASASATTSSANTATAGSATSNRSASATGSGGTTANVSAGAASASGGTTAASSGTGTNSGHGPGPENGTTGGTTAQRTGRTTGSDGRTVRGTGRATESGTRSPSRSSTAADNPLVRWWGRQNFSLPLIWLSVIVYVTGIGHFGMANRGAIEGLWTEISAMGTDPSGIWTLLAESRHGIETTVGFVRDVEFVTPPVESTLWFGGLVGVVALALCALLVTRLVRRDDTWGAVTINETIVVALAMGATTTLVGGPLLAGTVLMPFLFGVIVRHTRRLPGWEPSYLYVIPVLAPIAGFAAGATGIASLPVDIVAFVIFPLVGGLALPLRTTVRKHFGR
- a CDS encoding DNA polymerase Y family protein, translated to MSDGPRLPGVEDEDEGDRIVCHVDADCFYASCERLREPELRGEPVVVGMGYEEGETVGAVATASYEAREFGVESAQAISTALERLPRRAVYENGAVDDPDLEREQTGYYRPVDMDYYESVAADVREILHDCADTVREVSIDEAYLDVTDRTAWAVADGFARHIKDRIRREVGVDVSVGVAPSMAAAKIASDFDKPDGLTVVKPGEIRDFLAPLEVDLLHGVGPVTARELREMGLETAGDVAAANPEPLVDRFGERGRELYDRARGEDDRRVEPTGDPKSFSRESAFAEPVDAPASKYEQIETLASAVADRARREGALYRTIGVKAVTPPYDVNTRERSLPGPVDDPDLVDRIAHDLFAEFEDVPVRKLGVRVANLEFAAEDQASLESWEENSGSTDVKTDDATDEDDSDLDSASLCGTRTAGQSTLADFT
- a CDS encoding cupredoxin domain-containing protein; its protein translation is MDRRQVLKAAGATSTIPLASEPGVASGDDRPTSSRDRRACPQPHCIHPVFGYTGLEEDEQLPQSMRPDYEVDLRIRPRENRPVPEFFFDPTGLIVETGDVVRFDFATPEHTVTAYHPNLGRQRRIPEGVPPFSSPVLGMNAFWLYRFDEPGVYDVLCAPHEIYGMVARIVVGEPTADFGPKGNVKTDGGEVELRPPALTAALVYDDPMMDPMTIAAQGTVNWADLASESKRLLVEFPEPAGESD
- the panB gene encoding 3-methyl-2-oxobutanoate hydroxymethyltransferase, encoding MPTVRDIAMKAGEEPITMLTAYDAPTAAIIDDVGVDIVLVGDSLGNTNLGYETTLPVTVDDMARHTGAVARATDDALVVADMPFLSIGVDEQASLENAGRMLQEEDAHAVKLECGPHTVDLTEKMSQIGIPVMAHLGLTPQHVNKYGGYPRQGTDRDTAKRIFELAKAHEDAGAFSLVLEHVPSNLAAEVTAALDIPTIGIGAGPDCNGQVLVVDDAVGLSDWSPSFSKQFGNVREEMESAVDAYVTAVESGEFPAKEHSHEESDLEDIY
- a CDS encoding DUF5822 domain-containing protein; translation: MPERVETTSPDGVDYGWVMQTTFVLTILIGAPLVAGLSTTVTLPTWGDRVEFAIRVGALVWLLTSITVFVYARRNQR
- a CDS encoding HAD family hydrolase, with the protein product MTGYDAIVYDLDGTLVNLDVDWKAVANDVREVYRRANIEPPCDGLWDMLEMATDAGLVTEVESAIAAHEHDGARTSDRLPHADELLEQSVPSGVCSLNCEQACRIALDEHALESAVNAVVGRDTIGTWKPDPEPLLATIRELDAHPQRALFVGDSMRDRRTAKRANVDFEYVGEGPSGV
- a CDS encoding acyl-CoA dehydrogenase family protein, with amino-acid sequence MELTEEQTAVRDVVREYARDEIRPATLEADSEQEFPEAVWDGLADLDLTGLTVPQKYGGYDADPVTAAVVNEEVAYGMLAVATALSVHSLATSCLAEFGSEEQQERWLPDMAEGRPVGAFALSEPHAGSNPAEMTTEARREGDEYVIDGEKQWITNGERAGVYILFAKTDRDDPSTVTQFLVPGDVDGLTVGEKEDKLGLRASDTTSLTFDGARIPAENRLTEEGSGLSAAFHILTGGRIAIAAQSVGLAQCAFDEARSYSQERDQFGGPIGDIQTIRHKLAEMATRIRAARLLTRDAARKRAAGGAALEASMAKYFASETAMFAANEAVQIHGGYGYVTEGEVERLYRDAKITEIYEGTTEIQKQVIARELLE